GCAACTCACTATTGGAGCTTGGAAAAATTGcggtaagtgaaaaaaatgctttttgctTCGTTTTTAGAGACAGCTTAAACAGTTTAGAGctcgaaagaaatttttggctGCCATTTTTCGTACCTTTCCCTCtctttttacacaatttacattttttcgtaGTAGTTACAGccacaaaacattaaaaaaaaaacaaaatacattCCTCAAAGGCACTTTGCACCCTTTTAaagacacacgaaaaaaaaaaataaatataaatacacaaaaaaatctcacaattTTCTGTTGTAATCGTTTAGTTATCGCCTTGAATTGATGCGACAAATCTACAATTCGAGCGATAGTCCGCCGGATTCATTTCAAATGTATTCGTCGGCAGATACGTCGCCCAATGATCCATTGCCGGCAAGTAGTTTTGGCACAGATGATGACCAAACTACGCCAACCAATGCACCGAATGAGTTTAatgcgaattattttttcaactctGCTCCGGGACAACAAGCGAACGATATCTTCCAATGTTTTCAAACGACGTGCGCAAGTGTTGTCGCAAACTCTGCGAGACTCTCGTTAGCCAATTTGATTCCGTCGAGGCaagcaactttttttccattgacattttttcttttgcattcgttgtaaaaattatttgttgtttaaaaataggcgaataaatttaaatattttttaatttttaattaaatttgatgaaaagaaaaaaaataataaaataaaaaaataagaaaatatttatttacataccaattttttaaatttatttaattttttttattaatttttaaattattaattcaatttgtcgaattttaattaaaaaaataattttaaatttaaaaaaaataaataaatatttacgtattttaaataatttaaattaaattgttaatttttttaaattaaattttaataaaaaaaataattttttcgattaaaaatattttttaaataattaattaaaataaaattttgatttaaattttaattaaaatattaaaaatattaaaatattaaaattaataaaaaaaaataaataaataaatttttaaaattatttttttttattaaaattttaattaaaatcaattattaaaaaatatatttttttgataaaatctctgaaaaatttaaaaatattaaatttattcgcccaattttttttaaattattttttttttataaattttaattaaaaatcgaatgcCTTGGAATGCCAAATGTCGCAAGAATCACGACAATGTagcttttttcgtatttttcttctaaattcaTGACACAAAATATTCATCTGTACATAATATAAAGTCACCTCACGCCTTTGAGGATCTTTTCAACTTCCGTCtcttctctctttctctatCTCTATCACGCTTCTTTCATATCTTTTGCAAGCTTTAGTCGTTAAATGTTTGTCCCTTTCTCgttttctgacaatttttcgaacattttttaattttttttcatcttttttacaGACAACGTTTGGAATTAATGCGCGAAATGTATCACAATGAAGCCGAATTAAGCCCAACGTCGCCCGATTACAACGTCGAGTCACTCACAGGCGGCGATCCCTTCTACGATCGCTTCCCCTGGTTCCGCATGGTTGGTCGTTCCTTCGTTTACTTGAGCAATCTCGTGTATCCCGTGCCCTTGGTGCACAAAGTTGCGATTGTCAATGAGCGCGGAGACGTTCGCGGATACTTGCGTGTTGCGGTTCAACCCGTTTTGGACGAGGAACAATTGGATGCCAACAACGGCGTCAAGCAATCTGCTCGCATTGTCTTCGACGAAGAAGTCAAACATCAGAAATTCAGTCGTTCGCTCGCTGGAAATGACAAAGAAGAGCGTTTCATCGAAGGACAAGAATGCAAATTGGAAGAATTGGAGCACGAGGATGCGGATTCGGGTCGCGGAGATTCAAGTGTGGCTTCGGAATTGCATGAACAGAACGACGAGCATGGAGAACATTTGCAAATTGGAAAGGAATTTACTTTTAGAGTTACGGTTATGCAAGCGACGGGCATCGCAGCGGAATATGCGGATATTTTCTGTCAGTTCAAGTGagttgaaaagtattttttttgaagaaaaaaataaatttttaatatttttgtatttttttcagctttttacaCAGACATGAGGAAGCATTTTCAACTGAACCGATCAAAAATACTGCATTGGGATCTCCTTTGGGATTCTATCATGTgcaaaatgtaagaaaatgtaaaaatttaatttttttatttgattcttaatttttatttttatttgaaaaaatttgatttttattaaatttttaattatttgttaatttatcattaatttttgagctttcatgaaaattgtaataattttttaatttaaaaattttttttttctctttttttataattttttaacataaaacttttaacttttattaattttttttttattttaataattttttaaatttaaaaaaaatattttctatcttaaatttgcattaagctttaatttattttatttaatgttaaatttaaaaaaaaaattaaattaaatgttattttatcattatattttatatttttttaaatgataaattttcacaaattttatttactcttaatatttttatttttttttttattatttctttaatttttataaattgattttttataataaataaattatttaaataaatttattaaaaataaaaatttaaaaaaaataaaataaaaaaaaattttaaagattttttttattattttattaatttttttttataaattttaatctaaaatttaaaccaattttttaattttcagatcaCTGTTCCCGTAACAAAATCCTTCATCGAGTATCTCAAGACACAACCGATTGTCTTCAAAGTCTTTGGGCATTACCAACAACATCCCTTGCACAAAGATGCAAAAACCGATTGCCCATCTCGACCTCCGCCACGTCGCATGTTACCCCCAAGCATTCCCATCAGTCAACCAGTTCGCAGCCCAAAATTCGGCCCATTGCCATCGGCGCCCTCATCAACGGTTCTCGCAAAACACGACGTTCTCGTGTGGTTCGAAATTTGCGAACTTGCTCCGAACGGCGAGTACGTTCCCGCTGTCGTCGATCACAGTGACGATCTTCCGTGTCGCGGAATGTTCCTTCTTCATCAAGGTATCCAACGTCGCATTCGCATCACAATTGTGCACGAACCGACACCCGAACTCAAATGGAAAGACATTCGCGAACTCGTTGTCGGAAGAATTCGAAACACTCCCGAGCCAGCTGATGACTTGGATGACGCGGATTCGTGCGTTTTGTCATTGGGATTGTTCCCGGGTGAGATGCTTGAGGTACCCGGCGACGATCGTTCGTACTTTAGATTCGAAGCTGCTTGGGATTCGAGTTTGCATAATTCAACTTTGCTCAATCGAGTGTCGCAACAAGgcgaaaatatttacatcaCTCTTAGCGCTTATTTGGAAgtgagttgaaaatttattttttttatcgaatttcgaataaaaaaaattaaaaaattttttcttttaaaaattaaaaaaaaaattaattttaaaattcaagcgaaaattttaagaaaaaaaaaaaattagacagattttttcttaaaaaaaaaactaaaaattttatcatgaatttttaaaaatttacaaatttaaatatttgataaaaaaaatgctttattggaaaattttttaaataaaataataaaattctttatttttttctttaaaaaaattaaaatttttttaaaaagtcaaaaaatgaactaTTTCAAacattgtttttataaaaaattaatcaaaaaattttttttttttcaaatcagaaaatttttctaaaacgtcaaaaaaaattttaaaaattaaattttagaaaaattttcatgatttgaaaaattttaaaaaaaattttctttaaaaaaattttttttaaaaattttttcttaataaaaatttctttaaaatgctaaaaaaattactttttgaatttaaataaattactcagaatttttatttcttcaaataatcaaaaatttgattaaataaaatacttttttggaacaaattttgaaaaaaatttaaaaaaagttattaaaaaaatttttttctttcaaaaaatttaaaattttatgagaaaaaattttttaaaatgtcaaaaaatgaactttttaattaaaaatgttcattaaaataataaatttctctttttcagtTGGAAAACTGTGCTCGCCCCGCAATCATCACGAAAGATTTGAGCATGATCATCTACGGGCGTGATGCTCGAACAGGCCCCTTGTCGTTCAAACGTCTCTTTTCGGGACAATATCGCAATCCAGAGGCAAATCGCTTATCCGGCGTCTATGAATTATCATTGCGACGCGCTTCCGAAGCAGGTAGTCCAGGTAGAATTGTGCTAGTGTGTAGCGTAGAGTTTATTATTTCAACCCACGAGAGCTTTTCTCGTCCCCTAACgattatttttgtctcaaaagttaaaaaatttaaaacccaCAGATTCGGATTTTTGTAAGCGAATGCaatttatgttgaaatttacaaaattttggcatgtttgtttaatttttttgagtcactTTGTAGATTTTTGCAACTTGTAGTTGTTccaatgtgttttttttttacaaaaagttgaatttttttctaaaaaaattttttctcgtctcaGGAGTTCAAAGACGTCAACGCCGTGTCCTTGATACGAGCAGCACTTACGTTCGTGGCGAGGAAAATTTGCATGGATGGCGCCCGCGCGGCGATTCTCTCATTTTCGATCATCAATGGGAACTCGAGAAGCTCACACGCCTCGAGGAAGTTGGCAGAGTTCGTCATTTCTTGTCGCTGCGTGAACGTTTAGGCATGGATACGACTCCAAATCCGACGACAAAGACGGAAAAGGATGTTTGCAACATGGCAGCTCGTGCGGGACAATCTCCCGTGCACATGATGATTCCGCCGTCGCCCCAAACGCCCGTCAAAGAGACGCAAGATTTGCCGGAGCGCGAATTGACGCCGCAAGAACAGGAATTGGTGCTAAAATGCGTCAAATTGATCCAGGGACGCATCGGAAAAGACGACAAGGAACCAAATAACAAGAATACGTTGCAAGTTGATGCATCGCCAGCTGACGAGGGATGTGCTGACATGACTGCTAGTTACATATCGGGCAACTCAATTGAGTAAGAAACGctctccaaatatttttttcatgaaattttgatttttttttcttcgtagtTTATGCTCACCCGAACGCGCTGATGTTCCAAATGTTTGGGGAGAAGCTCCTGCTCCCGTAATTTCGCCTGAATTGCCCCTTCGCTTGTACGTTCCAGAGTTGGAAGAGATTCGTGTGAGTCCAATTGTTGCTCGCAAGGGATATTTGAACGTTTTGGAGCACGGAGGCTCTGGATGGAAGAAACGTTGGGTGATTGTGCGTCGCCCATATGTGTTCATTCATCGATCGGAAAAGGATCCCGTTGAACGAGCAGTTCTTAATTTGGCAACCGCACAAGTTGAGTGCAGCGAAGATCAGGCAGCGATGATCAAAGTTCCCAACACTTTCaggtaagacaaaaaaaataattattttgaaaagattttttttaaattttgaaataattaaatttaattaaaaaaaaatcaaaattaaaaaataatttaattaaatttttttaatttaatttttttaattttaaaaattaatttgaaaaataattttttttaattaattttttaattcaaaaattaattttattattttattttatttaaagaatttaattattttttttatattttaaaaatgaatatttttttgaaaaaattttttaaaataaatttcttatacatttatttggtcaaatttatttattaaaattgttaaaaaaatatttttaaagtacctaaaaaaaataatttcttaattttttttaaaattttattttaaataaataaatttatttttaaaaattattttatttcatttaaaaaaaataaaaattttttaagaaatgaattttaaaaaaaaattaaatttaaataaataattaaaataaaatttgaagattatttaaaatttttgatttaaaaaataaaaaaaaaatatttaaaaaattaaattaaatatttaaaaaaaaatttattaatttttaatcttaaatttttttttaaacaatacaatttctaaatttatttttttttaatttcagtgtTGTTACCAAACATCGCGGATATCTCTTACAAACATTAGTTGACAAAGAAGTACATGATTGGCTGTATGCCATTAATCCCCTATTAGCAGGACAGATCAAGTAAGcccttaaaatcaaaatttaaaaaaaaatatattaaaaaattttttttagatctcgtCTCGCTCGACGCACCCAACAGACAGATAATCAACAAACATCAGCATTGCAAAAagcacagcagcagcaacaacaacaacaacaggtaGCACAAGACGCATCATCTAAATGAGATACCATTATGATGGAGTCTGTGCTAGTGTATTAAATCTGACTGACATGATTTGCCttaaaaagacaagaaaaaaatctctctcctacctaatttaactaaaaaaagttctttagttaattttacttttaaggcaaaaaaagtaaaaaaaaaatgaaaagtacaAGAAATCTCCAGTTATAGatctgatacaaaaaaaactatacaCTAACACACATTCCgccgagtaaaaaaaatattttgtaagcaCAGCTTAACTACGTAAAATTAAGtgctgagaaaaaaaatattggaacaaTAAATGGTGAGAGACGACCATATCAAGACTGTTtcctaaatatttcaaaaataataaataattaaaaaaatcttttctgtgcttaaaaaaaattaaattcgtctCATACtcgatcaaaaaaatattaaaaaatgacgaatctcctaaaaagtgaaaaaaaaaataattaccgataaaattgcaaaaaaaaatttgtgattaattaatttgaattatgttaatttttcaggtactataaaaaaataattatttataattaagatatattttgtaaatacaaaaaaaatagtttataatttagaaaagttacttttttaattttattttttaaataaaaaaatataccagcgttaaatattaaacaaagtATTAtcccaaatgaaaaaaataaaaaaaaatattgaaaagtagtttaaatttaaatataaatgtaaataGTGAACATGAAACACAACATTATCTAGAATATTATTAATTGTATTACAACTTGTgctatattataattatatatgataaaaaaataaaaaagttaatattaaaaatttacctaaatgtggctgaaaaataaaattaaaaaaaatgaaaatgacagaaaacatcgttaaaaaggacaaaataagggttggaaaaatatatagtaaacataatatttatacaaaaatatatatgttaatgTATCAAAccccatttttttaaaaatcaataaaaaaatgaaaggaaggaaagaaaaaaagttattgccTATATCTAGCACGGGATCAGATGTTAaccaatttattattgaaattcattCCGAACTCACACACCATCTATATGATatatatttaactttaaacaaaaaaagcactgtgtaattataaaaaaatattattattattataataaatgtattttaatgatattaaaaaataataatgatgaacatatacacaaagaaaaaaaatgcaagcaACTTTTGAAGCCTTTTTTCCGTTATCTGATGCTGTTTAATGCTGTATACTATCATGATAtatcttaaaataatcaattctagtcaataatttttttttagtttagcaAAATATACCAGCATACCTTCCTTATAATATgatgaagtaataaaaaatgtagtgatccgagttaattttaattaaaaattagtgcgAGGTAgctaagaaaagaaaaaattaagagaagagagctttgatatatttatttttttattacgaagaaaaaaaatcattcatcaggaaaaagtattaattagttaaaaactaATCAAATCACGCTTCAAGCaagtaaggaaaaaaaatcagcacaAATGCCTTTCATTCAGTGAGCCGCGTCTCATTGCTAAAAtgtaaatggcaaaaaatgtaaataattaaaaatattaattcctTTCTTGCgagatattatttaaaaatttcccgaagttttgcttttaatagaaaaaaaaaaatcacaaacacACACTCGTTGTGAGCTTCAACACAATCTTGAGAGCTTTCTTGTTCAATACGTAACTGAgctttgtttcaaaaatttaaaaaaaaattaaaattactcaaaaaatacTTCATGCAATGTTTGATGCAATAGTTGGTAACTTTTGGACAAAATgctgtttgtttattattattaaaaaaaaaaaataaaataataataaatgacatcaaaaaataaataaatatttgaaactgttgttatattaaaagaaaaaaaataaaagattttttaattgaacaattattattatgattaattattaaaattattattgtgaattattaatgattaaaaaaaatacccaataaatatatataaaaaaaagaagaaaaaataaaaacataaatatataattgtaacaatgataaaatttaacatataacataaaaatagtaaaatattgaagatATTACTACTAATCTAAATAAACaagcatattaaaaaaaaaatgagacaaaaaaaaaattgaggacaGAAAGAgaataaacattaataaataaagctttaaataaaaatgcaaaagttgttgttttatattaattcaatattaaaaatttatttagttcaaaaatattctaaaatattattgaactttaattttgttataaaaattcaagaaaaaaaaatttttgacttattttaagcttttaaggtaagtaaaaaaaatatttttttatttatttatttagtacgaatattaattttaattttaatattattaattgtttcttaattttttaaattcaaatattttttatttttaaattcaaaaatttcaaatgaaatcaaaaaaaattaattttttttatacttcatacttttgataaaattttttcatatttgtcaaataataaattttaatattatttttttcataaattaaatatttttttatttgtatatttttttttaaatttgtattattattattcaaattatcaaaaaataaaattatttaaattaattgtaaaattacaataaaattaataattaatttaaaaataatttcttcataatttattcttttaatacttgcctttttaaaattttttcgccaatatttttttaattttttttttatgaaaataaaacattttttttacatatttcttatcataatttattttttttttattatgtactttgttttgtttaattgTTCTTTATGtataataatcatattttatcattaaaagtcttaaaatGACACCTATTTGCAACGTTTTGTcagaaaataacagaaaaaacgtTTATTCATCATAACTCGCGTCGTCCTTTGTTCATATCtccttttttgttcaatgtttaatttcaatcaataacAACAagattgtattaatttttaattattattttaactccatgtttatttttttttttaatgttctacAAGTTTTCTGTTTGATTAAATAcacatttctattttttttttcttgtttttaataaaaatcatttttttttacaaatactcTCTTCTCTTGTTAAAAGTTCCAAACACTTTTTTCCCCGTTTAAGAGGAAACATTGACAATTCCGTTATTAACTTTCTTGTCGTCAATTgaacacaattttttgtttgtttcaatGGCGGCAGTTCTTCGTGTCCGTTTCGGATTGACAAGTTCATTTTCACTCGTTTTGTCGTAGCCACGTTTGAGGGAGTCTGTGGGCGGTTCGGGAGGCGGCGACTCGAGTGAATCGCCGTTAGTTTTTTCCGCGACGACGACGGCAGATTCGTCAATTTCTTCCGGCAAATTGCTATTTTCAACTACACTACTGCCGTTATTAACACTACTACTATTAATATTACCATTTTGTGTCcgtgataaattaatttttgtcactaTTTGTTCACTTCCCGGTTTCGTTAATTCATTATCATTGTTCGCGAGTGCGGTTGTTTCGCCGTTGCCGCCATTCAAGGGAGTTGTTGTCGCGTTGCCGGTGTCATTTTCGTGTTCAGGCTCGTACGTGGCCTTGAGACGATCGTTGTCGGCACGTACTGCCTTCAGTTCTtgctgtaaaaataaaattgtactttGCATGCCTTCGACATCTTCGTCTATTTCTTGCAAAAAGTCATCCATCTCTgaaaatttcgacaaaaaaaataattaaaaattattttaaaaagattttttttaaaaatcttacctgattgtgattttttgaccTCGTCACAGAGACTTTTGTGACACGCCAAGTCAGCTTCGAGCTTTGCTAATCTCCCGTTCGACGTCATTTTGCCcaattcttcattttcttgGTACAAAAGACGACATTTTGCCATGAGACGTTTTCCGGTATTCGAATCTGGCGTAAATTTCCATGCCGATAATTCGTTTTGGGTTTCTTCTAATTTTGCCTTTGTTGCTTGGAGCTCCTGTTTTAGCTTTTGGAAGAGAACGTTCACGGCGGGATCGAGTAATGCATTACGTAATGCTGTTGTTCCGGGGGCTTGTAATGCTTTGTATTCCGAAATTTGTAACTGCCGTTATTAACACTACtactattaataaaaaaattaaactatttgTTCACTTCccggtttttatttaaaagtgcggttgtttaaatttatttattttcgtgttttttaaacgaatttactgccttttcttttgtaaaaataatttacttttcttcGTCTATTTCTTGCAAAAAGTCGTCCAtctctgaaaatttattttaaaaaattcataaaaaatttttaaaacttaattttttgaaaaattttacctgattgtgattttttgaccTCGTCACAGAGACTTTTGTGACACGCCAAGTCAGCTTCgagcttttaatttaattttattcttcatttttttacgacattttcattttttttagcattttaatttttttcgtcaaatttttaatgaataatttttattttactaaattaatttttttaatatttttttaaaaatttttaattatttttttttaataattttttttttttttctcttaaaaaaatatttttttatttgataaaattgtgattatttttcattttttttgtcttcgacttattaaaatttgttaattttttataattaatttaattttttttagtaaaattaaagattcatttcaacttaaattttttttgaattataatttttttatattttttcacattattttaaaaattatatttttattttaatttaaattaaaataaatttaagatttccTTCAAATCacgaattatatttttttactatttaatttctttaatttaatttttttatagcattaaaaattttttcgtcaaatttttaatgaatatttttttaaaattttttaaaatatattaaaatttgttttttttttatatttcttcgatttttttaattaatttatttttttaaattttagatttattattattattattttaaaaataaaatctcaccATATAATCCTGCATTTCTTGTTCCTTTGTAGCCAATCGTCGCATAAGGAGCCTTTCTCGTCGCTGAGCA
The sequence above is drawn from the Culicoides brevitarsis isolate CSIRO-B50_1 chromosome 1, AGI_CSIRO_Cbre_v1, whole genome shotgun sequence genome and encodes:
- the LOC134827721 gene encoding kinesin-like protein unc-104 isoform X3, coding for MSSVKVAVRVRPFNSREIVRDAKLIIEMSGNTTSITNPKLPPGAPDSVKRFNYDYSYASNDPDDPEFANQQMVYADIGEEMLQHSFDGYNVCIFAYGQTGAGKSYTMMGKQEEGQEGIIPTICKDLFRRIEETTTDDLKYSVEVSYMEIYCERVRDLLNPKNKGNLRVREHPCLGPYVEDLSKLAVTCYEDIHELIDEGNKARTVAATNMNETSSRSHAVFTIFFTQQRHDQMTDLNTEKVSKISLVDLAGSERADSTGAKGTRLKEGANINKSLTTLGKVISALAEIASKSKKSKKADFIPYRDSVLTWLLRENLGGNSKTAMIAAISPADINYDETLSTLRYADRAKQIVCKAVVNEDANAKLIRELKEEIQKLRELLRAEGIEVQEEDDCIIKDKDSESPTKGRKRTGSSTEMAVDQLQASEKLIAELNETWEEKLKRTEQIRIQREAVFAEMGVAVKEDGITVGVFSPKMTPHLVNLNEDPTLSECLLYYIKDGVTRLGTAEANLPQDIQLSGSHILKEHCVFENKNGVVTCVPHDGAIIYVNGKQLQEPEVLITGSRVILGKNHVFRFTHPEQAREKMMEKSMCETPGGGEAADWNYAQIELLEKQGIDLKVEMEKRLVALEEQFKREKQQADQEFEEQRKCYEARIDALQKQVEEQSMTMSMYSSYSPDDYHAEEDIFVNPLFESCWSAREAGLAAWAFRKWRYHQFTSLRDDLWGNAIFLKEANAISVELKKKVQFQFTLLTDTLYSPLPPELQPSSNAITGGTQEDEFNAPPLPRTTVAVEVTDTKNGATHYWSLEKLRYRLELMRQIYNSSDSPPDSFQMYSSADTSPNDPLPASSFGTDDDQTTPTNAPNEFNANYFFNSAPGQQANDIFQCFQTTCASVVANSARLSLANLIPSRQRLELMREMYHNEAELSPTSPDYNVESLTGGDPFYDRFPWFRMVGRSFVYLSNLVYPVPLVHKVAIVNERGDVRGYLRVAVQPVLDEEQLDANNGVKQSARIVFDEEVKHQKFSRSLAGNDKEERFIEGQECKLEELEHEDADSGRGDSSVASELHEQNDEHGEHLQIGKEFTFRVTVMQATGIAAEYADIFCQFNFLHRHEEAFSTEPIKNTALGSPLGFYHVQNITVPVTKSFIEYLKTQPIVFKVFGHYQQHPLHKDAKTDCPSRPPPRRMLPPSIPISQPVRSPKFGPLPSAPSSTVLAKHDVLVWFEICELAPNGEYVPAVVDHSDDLPCRGMFLLHQGIQRRIRITIVHEPTPELKWKDIRELVVGRIRNTPEPADDLDDADSCVLSLGLFPGEMLEVPGDDRSYFRFEAAWDSSLHNSTLLNRVSQQGENIYITLSAYLELENCARPAIITKDLSMIIYGRDARTGPLSFKRLFSGQYRNPEANRLSGVYELSLRRASEAGSPGVQRRQRRVLDTSSTYVRGEENLHGWRPRGDSLIFDHQWELEKLTRLEEVGRVRHFLSLRERLGMDTTPNPTTKTEKDVCNMAARAGQSPVHMMIPPSPQTPVKETQDLPERELTPQEQELVLKCVKLIQGRIGKDDKEPNNKNTLQVDASPADEGCADMTASYISGNSIDLCSPERADVPNVWGEAPAPVISPELPLRLYVPELEEIRVSPIVARKGYLNVLEHGGSGWKKRWVIVRRPYVFIHRSEKDPVERAVLNLATAQVECSEDQAAMIKVPNTFSVVTKHRGYLLQTLVDKEVHDWLYAINPLLAGQIKSRLARRTQQTDNQQTSALQKAQQQQQQQQQVAQDASSK